The sequence GCCACAGCATCGCCAAGCTCGCCGCCAGGTTCCGTGCCACCAGCGGCGTGGTGGGCGGTGCGATCTGGGCCGCGATCGACGACGTGTACCACCTGCCGTCCGGGCCGGTCGGCTACGGCGAGTGGGGCATCATCGACCTGTGGCGGCGGCACAAGCCGGAGCACTGGCTGACCAAGAAGGCGTACTCGCCGGTGCAGATCGCCGACGGGGTGCTGACCGGGCTGACCCCGGGCGGCAGCGTCCCGGTCACGGTGGCCAACTGGCACGACCACAGCAACCTGGGCGAGTTGACCGTCGCCTGGCAGATCGGCACCCGCTCCGGCAAACTGACCGGCGTCGACATCCCGCCGAGGAAGAGCGGAACGCTCACCGTCCCGAAGGGTCCCTGGTCCGCCGGCGACGTGCTGCACCTGACCTTCAGCCGCGGCTCGTCGGTGGTGGACGAGTACCGCCTGTGGCTGAACAGCCGTAAGACGCCCGTCTTCACGCCGGTCGGCGGCACCGCTCCCACGGTCCACGAGACGGCGGACACCATCACCGTCACCGGGGTCGACGCACCGTTCACCGTCGTCTTCGACAAGGTGGCCGGACGGCTGACGCAGGCGACGGCCCACGACGCCCAGGTCCTGATCGGCGGCCCGGATCTGGTCATCTCCCGTGCGGTGCCCGGGGCTTGGACGGGGGGCTCGGCGACGGTGGCGACCAGCGGCGGGCAGGCCGTCGTCACGCTGAAGGGCCGGTTCGGGGCGGTCGACACCACGATCCAGGTGGCCGTCGACGGGCGGGGGCTGCTGACGACCACGTACACGCTCGCCGATCCGCCGACCGGTCAGGTCAGTGATGTGGGCGTCTCCTACACGCTCGCCGACGGCACCGACACCTTCGCCTGGCAGCGGGACGGCCAGTGGACGGCCTACCCCGACGACCACATCGGCCGTACCGCCGGCACCGCGACGAAGACCCGGGCGTCGGGCACGGACGGCTACCGGACCCAGCCGACGTGGCCGTGGGGCCAGGACACCCACAGCTACTTCCTGTTCGGCAAGGACGGTGCGGCGCAGTGGACCAACGACTTCCGCAGCACCAAGACGGGGGTGCGGCTGGCCAAGGCGACCTCCGGCGCGTCGGGGCCGGGCGTGCAGGTCGAGTCGGACGGCACGGACGCGGTGCGGCTGGCGCCGGTGGAGCCGGTGCTGATCGACGACGCGTCCTCGCAGGTCGTCTACACCGGCGCCTGGACCCACGCCGGCACCGACTCGGGCTACACCAGCGGTGACCTGTTCGGCACGGAGTCCTTCTCGAACACCGCCGGCGACACCGCGACGCTGGCCTTCACCGGCACCGGGGTCGCGCTGTACTCGGCGCTGGCGGACAACCTCGGCATCGTCAAGGTCTCCGTGGACGGAGCCGCCAAGGCCACGGTGGACCTGTACGGATCGGGCAAGACCCCGGGCCAACTGGTCTTCCGCAGCGACCCGCTGACCCGCGGCAGCCACACCCTCACCGTGGAGTGCACCGGGACCAAGAACGCGGCGTCCAGCGGGACGTACGCCCTCGTCGACGCGTTCCGCGTCGTCGACCCGGTCATCGACGACGCCTCGGACCGGGTGGTGTACGCGGGGGAGTGGACCCATGCGGACGCCTCCCAGAGCTGGACGCAGGACGACCTCGACCGGACCGAGTCGTTCAGCCGGAAGGCCGGGGACACCGCGCACGCGGACTTCTGGGGCAACGGCGTCCGCGTGGTCTGCCCGAAGGGACCGACCCAGGGCATCGCGGAGATCAGCGTCGACGGCGGCGCGGCCACCCGCGTGGACCTCTACGCCGCGGCCAAGAACGCCGCCCAGAAGGTCTTCGAGCTCGCGAACCTGCCGGAAGGCCGGCACACGGTGTCGGTACGGGTCACCGGCGACAAGAACACGGCGGCGAGCGACACCTTCGTGTCGCTGGACGCCTTCGAGGTGCTCAGCGCCGACCCGTTCGCCGCCCAGGAGCCGGGCGTCCGGCTCATCACCAGCGCGCGGATCAACTACCCCGACCTCGGTTGGGGCAACTACACCGATCCGGCGATCACCCTGGCCGCGAACTTCAGCGCCACCACCCGGATGCGGCTGCTGGGCTCGTAGCCCGGCACCGGCCTTAGGGAAGGCCGAGGTCGTGGCTGGTCTCCGCGAGGTGGCCGGTCATGGCCTCGGCCGCCGCGGCGCCGTCCCCGGAGGCGATGGCGTCGAGGATGCGCTGATGCCCCTCGATCGTGGCGTCCTGTCCGGTGCCGCGCTGCTCGCGACCCTCGTAGCTGGCCCGGCGGGCGTCGAGCAGCACGCCGTTCATGGCCGCGAGCAGGAAGGAGAACACCTCGGACCGCGCCAGGTTGGCCACCGCCTGGTGGAAGGCGAGGTCGCCGGCGATGAAGGCGTCGCGGTCCCCGACCGCGCCCCGCATGGTGTCCAGCGCCTCCGACGCCTCGGCCACCGTGCCCTCGCCCGCGGCGACGCACGCCGCGGCGCGCTGCGCGAGCTCGCCCTCCAGCACCCTTCGGGTGTCGAGCAGGTCCCGCAGGTCCATCGACTTCTGGCTGAGCCGGAACTCGAGGATCTGTGCCAGCACGGCGGGCGAGGGGGTGGCCACCGTCGCGCGCTTGCCCTGGCTGGACGCGAGGACGCCGCGCGCCACCAGCGTCCGGATGGCCTCGCGGACCACCAGCCGGTTCACGCCGTGGCGTTCGGCGAGTTCGCCCTCGGCCGGGATCTCGTCACCGGCACGCAGCTGGCGCTGCTTGATCTCCGCGATGATCTCCCGGACCACGTGGTCGCTCAGTGTGGTGCGTGCGAACGTCATGCGCGCGCCTCCAGACCGCACTTGGCGTCCGGGCACGCCTGGTAGGGGTGTCGCGAGGCACAGCGGCCGACCGTCTTCACAGCCGCCATATTGCCATGTCGCCGGGCGCCGGGGCGGCTGCCTTTCGGCGGGCTGGTCCGCGGTGCGCCGGGGACCGCGCCGGGGACACCCCTGTGCTGATGCGCCTTCATCCGATTTCCTCTCCGTTCGGCTTCCCCGGCGCCCCGGCCCCAGGTCGGGTGGCCGGGCCGCCACTTCGACGAAAGCCCGTGATGAGCTCATTGTCCATATGCTTGACAGCATAGCTGCTAAGCAGCACGATGCATCTCACCACGGACCGGGCGAACTCCCCGCGCGCTCCGCCCGAACGGTCCCCCCATGGCCGAACCGCAGCACCTTTCGTCCCCGGTCAGGGGCTCACACACTCACTGGAGCCAGGATGCCCATCTCGCGAACCCGCTGTGTCACCGCCGTCATGGGCGCGGTGGTCGCCCTCGGACTCGCCGCGTGTTCCAGCGGCCAGACCTCCGTCAGCGCCACCCCCACGGTCGCCCCGGTGCACGGCCGGATCACGCTCACCTATCTGCAGAAGCAGGGCGACCAGCAGTACTTCATCGACGAGGCGGCGGGCGCCAAGGCGAAGGCCGCGGCCCTGGGGATCGGCCTGAAGGTGGTCAACCTCGGCAGCGACGCCAACAAGACCGTCAGCGAGGTCCAGTCGGCGATCGCGCAGAAGAGCAACGGCCTGATCGTCGTGGTGCCGGACCCGTCCGTCGGCCCCCAGGTCGTGCAGATGGCCGGCGACGCCAAGATCGCCCTGCTGACCTCGGACGACCAGATCTGCACCACGGGTCCCGACCCCGCCAAGTGCCCCAAGGCCGACCTGGTGCCGCGGATCGGCTTCTCGGGCGCCCAGATGGGCGACCAGGTCGGCAAGCGGGCGGCGGCGGAGTTCAAGAAGGCCGGTTGGAGCGCCGGCGACACCCGGGTGATCTCGGCGTGGGAGCAGGACGTGACGGTCTGCGGTGACCGCGTCAAGGCCGCGCAGAAGGCGTTCGACGCGGCGGCCGGGGCGAAGGTGCGGACCATCAACGTGGCCACGGACAACACCCCGACCAACGCCCAGGACAAGGTGGCCGCGACGATCACCGCGCACACCGACGTCAAGCACTGGCTGATCTGGGGCTGCAACGACGAGAACGTCCAGGGCGGCGTCACCGCCATGCAGAACGCCGGTGTCAGCGCGGACAACGTGATCGGCGTGGGCCTGGGCGCGTACCTGGCGTGCAAGGACTGGGGCTCCGGCAAGCCGTCGGGCATGAAGGCCGCGCTCCTCCTCGACGGCCGGGACGTCGGTGCGGTGGCCGTCCAGACGATGTACGACAAGCTGAAGAACGGCAAGGCGTTCCCTCAGGAGGCCTTCGCCCCCACCACCATGGTCGACCCGGCCAACTGGCGCTCCACCGGGGCGAAGTGCAGCTGATCCGATGACCGCCTCCACCGCTCCCCGGCCACCGTCCGACGACGGCCTGACCGCCCACGCGATCACCAAGCGCTTCGGCGCCGTCCACGCGCTGCGGGACGTCACCCTCACCTTCCCCCCTGGCCGCGTCACCGCGCTGATGGGCGAGAACGGGGCGGGGAAGTCCACGCTGCTGCGCATCCTGACCGGAGACCACCGCCCGACCGACGGGCGGGTGCTCCTCGACGGGCAGGTCCTGGACCTGAACTCGCCGATCGACGCCCGCCGGGCCGGCATCCGGATCATCCCGCAGGAACCCGAGATCATCCCGCATGTCTCGGTGGCGGAGAACGTCTACGCCGGGTCCCTCCCGCGCGGGGCCGGCCGCCGCCTCGACCGGGCCGAGCTGCGCCGCCGGATCACCGCCGACCTGGCCCGCCTCGGTTTCGACAAGGTTCTCGACGCCGACCTGCTCGGCTCGGAACTCACCGCCGCCCAGCGGCAGTTGGTGGAGATCCTGCGGGCGCTGACCGGCACCCACCGGGCACGGATCATCGCCTTCGACGAGCCGACGTCCTCGCTGTCGGACCAGGAGGTCGACGCGCTGTTCGCGCTGATCGGCCGGCTGCGGGACGAGGGCGTCGCCGTCA comes from Streptomyces sp. NBC_00448 and encodes:
- a CDS encoding FadR/GntR family transcriptional regulator — protein: MTFARTTLSDHVVREIIAEIKQRQLRAGDEIPAEGELAERHGVNRLVVREAIRTLVARGVLASSQGKRATVATPSPAVLAQILEFRLSQKSMDLRDLLDTRRVLEGELAQRAAACVAAGEGTVAEASEALDTMRGAVGDRDAFIAGDLAFHQAVANLARSEVFSFLLAAMNGVLLDARRASYEGREQRGTGQDATIEGHQRILDAIASGDGAAAAEAMTGHLAETSHDLGLP
- a CDS encoding substrate-binding domain-containing protein; this encodes MPISRTRCVTAVMGAVVALGLAACSSGQTSVSATPTVAPVHGRITLTYLQKQGDQQYFIDEAAGAKAKAAALGIGLKVVNLGSDANKTVSEVQSAIAQKSNGLIVVVPDPSVGPQVVQMAGDAKIALLTSDDQICTTGPDPAKCPKADLVPRIGFSGAQMGDQVGKRAAAEFKKAGWSAGDTRVISAWEQDVTVCGDRVKAAQKAFDAAAGAKVRTINVATDNTPTNAQDKVAATITAHTDVKHWLIWGCNDENVQGGVTAMQNAGVSADNVIGVGLGAYLACKDWGSGKPSGMKAALLLDGRDVGAVAVQTMYDKLKNGKAFPQEAFAPTTMVDPANWRSTGAKCS
- a CDS encoding glycoside hydrolase family 2 protein — its product is MIPPRRSTPAASAAADPGVPRGFSRRAALKGLAAAGILSAAGEVFLAAPAGAATTVPLPLIPPLPDTVSGVRTPTVPLTTGWRYTTSPPASFWAKGTDTSSWHPIAVPGEPALQGETVPSNTECAYAVSVAVPADFAGKRVLLRFDGVYSDARLWVNGTPVRTHDGGFTTWYADITALVTPGRQAVVTVGVTDRPTSIADQSEYAHHVIGGILRDVTLVAVPKAYLTRLHADTTFDATFTDAKLAVTVAADLPAGAGGTVRLALVDPRGHAVAISPSTVALTAAAPQATVVIPVKAPSKWDAEHPDLYTLRATFQAQGATQTVSKAIGFRQVAVQGNQLLVNGAPVHLLGVCHHTITEKMGRSTTSAMEEQALRAYKDANCNFIRTSHYPPTPAMLDWADRLGLYVEVEAPVCFQYGTVDDPAYTDQYMAQFAEMVERDRSHAAVIEWSLGNESGMGRNFAAENTYAHQTDTSRPTVFEDASQNNGGTQADIYSGHYPNLGTANGNSAQPIQYDEFAHCPCYIVDTLRTDPGVRDFWGHSIAKLAARFRATSGVVGGAIWAAIDDVYHLPSGPVGYGEWGIIDLWRRHKPEHWLTKKAYSPVQIADGVLTGLTPGGSVPVTVANWHDHSNLGELTVAWQIGTRSGKLTGVDIPPRKSGTLTVPKGPWSAGDVLHLTFSRGSSVVDEYRLWLNSRKTPVFTPVGGTAPTVHETADTITVTGVDAPFTVVFDKVAGRLTQATAHDAQVLIGGPDLVISRAVPGAWTGGSATVATSGGQAVVTLKGRFGAVDTTIQVAVDGRGLLTTTYTLADPPTGQVSDVGVSYTLADGTDTFAWQRDGQWTAYPDDHIGRTAGTATKTRASGTDGYRTQPTWPWGQDTHSYFLFGKDGAAQWTNDFRSTKTGVRLAKATSGASGPGVQVESDGTDAVRLAPVEPVLIDDASSQVVYTGAWTHAGTDSGYTSGDLFGTESFSNTAGDTATLAFTGTGVALYSALADNLGIVKVSVDGAAKATVDLYGSGKTPGQLVFRSDPLTRGSHTLTVECTGTKNAASSGTYALVDAFRVVDPVIDDASDRVVYAGEWTHADASQSWTQDDLDRTESFSRKAGDTAHADFWGNGVRVVCPKGPTQGIAEISVDGGAATRVDLYAAAKNAAQKVFELANLPEGRHTVSVRVTGDKNTAASDTFVSLDAFEVLSADPFAAQEPGVRLITSARINYPDLGWGNYTDPAITLAANFSATTRMRLLGS